Within the Lacerta agilis isolate rLacAgi1 chromosome 15, rLacAgi1.pri, whole genome shotgun sequence genome, the region TGGAGCAGGGGGTGCTGGAGCCCGTCTCGCATGCCCGCTGGGAGACCCCAATCGTGTGCCCTTTGAAGGCAAACGGCGCAGTACGGATCTGCGCGGATTACAAGTGCACTCTGAATAAGGCACTGCAGCAAAATGCCTACCCGGTGCCAGTGGTAAGCCACGTGCTCGCGTCCCTGGCAGGGGGGCAGATTTTTGCAAAATTAGACCTGGCGCAGGCCTACCAACAGCTCCCGGTAGACGATGCCACAGCGGAGGCGCAGACAATTGTTACTCACCGGGGAGCATTTCGAGTTAAGCATTTGCAGTTTGGGGTCAGCGTGGCCCCAGGAATTTTTCAGGGACTGATGGAGCGACTACTTAAGGGAATCCCGGGGGTAATTCCCTATTTTGATGATATACTAGTCGCCGGGGTGTCCTCAGAGGAACTGATTTCCCGCCTCCGTGAAGTTCTGGCCCGCCTTGCAAAAGCTGGCCTTAAGGTTAAGCGGGAGAAGTGCTTCTTGGGAGTTCCCCAAGTAGAGTTCCTGGGGTTCCTGGTTGACGCCAAGGGTATCCATCCTACTTCTGCGAAAGTTACTGCCATCAGGAATGCGCCAGCCCCACAGTCAAAGAAAGAGCTGCAGTCGTTCTTGGGGCTTCTCAATTTTTATCATGCCTTCCTTCCACATAAGGCGTCTATCGCGGAACCACTACATCGTCTGCTTGATGACCGGGGAACTTGGAAGTGGGGGCAGCGGGAAGCTGCTGCTTTCGCCGCAGTAAAGGACTTACTTTCGTCCGATAGTGTTCTTACCCATTTCCGTGAAGATCTGCCTTTGTCGTTGGCTTGTGATGCATCTCCTTACGGGATTGGAGCCGTGCTGAGCCACCGGTTACCGGATGGGCGGGAGGCTCCCATTGCTTATTTTTCTCGAACTTTGTCGTTGGCCGAGAggaactatgctcaaattgaccgGGAGGCTCTGGCATTGGTCGCAGGAGTAAAAAAGTTCCATGATTATGTTTATGGGCGCCTGTTCGAGCTTgtgactgaccacaagccgctgctAGGGTTGTTTGCGCCAGACCGTCAAACACCGCAGATCTTGTCAGCCCGCATGTTGCGGTGGGCCATGTTTTTGTCAGCCTACACGTATGAACTGGTGCATCGAGCGGGTAAAGCCCTGGGCCATGCAGACGCCCTCAGTCGGTTGCCATTGCCAGAGCCGGCTGAGGATCCATCACCGGCTTATGGCGTTATGTCCTTGGAAGACCTGCCGCAACCCCCTGTTAGTGTTGCAGATGTGGCTGCTTTTTCAGCCAAAGATCGCACTTTGGCGCGTGTtttggactgggtgtggagggggtggccggAGGGCAAGGTCACAGAGGAATTCCGGCCATACGAGTCCCGGCGAGATGAACTGTCAGCTCATAAAGGGTGTCTATTGTGGGGGAGCCGGGTTGTGATCCCCCCAAAGCTGCGACAGCGAGTGTTGGAAGCACTGCACGAGGGTCATCCGGGAATTGTAAGAATGAAGGCATTGGCTCGCAGCTACGTGTGGTGGCCGAAAATGGATGAGGCCATCGAAGAATGGGTGCGGAAGTGTTGTCCGTGCCAAGAATCAAGGCCAGCAATGCCTCAAGCCCCGGTGCACCCATGGGAAGTTACCAAGGAGCCATGGTCACGTTTACATGTGGACTTTGCAGGGCCATTTCAGGGCCAGACATTCTTGATTGTGGTAGATTCACACTCCAAATGGTTGGAGGTTATACCAGTGACCCGCATGACCTCAGGTGTTGTTATACGGAACCTGAGAGCCTTGTTTGTGACCCACGGGCTGCCTGACACTCTCGTGTCAGATAATGGGGCACAGTTTACATCAACTGAGTTCAAGGATTTTATGGACGTTAATGGAATCCGCCATGTCACCTCGGCCCCATTCCACCCGTCTACAAATGGTCAAGCAGAAAGAATGGTGCGCACCACTAAGGATGCGCTGCGGCGGATAGTCTACGGAGATTGGCACCAGCGACTCTCATCCTTTTTACTATCACAGCATGTAACACCACACTCAACAACTGGGAGGAGCCCAGCAGAGTTACTGATGAGGAGGCGCCTGACGACTCGCTTAGATAGACTGCATCCGGATCGTGCGGCGGATCGGCCGCAGGAGGCTATCAAGGCACCTCGTATTTTCCAACAGGGGGACCCTGTTTATACTAAGAACTATGGGTCCGGCCCTGCATGGATTCCAGCCACAGTTTCCAGGCCAActggccctgtgtcatacgaggttGAGGCAGACGGCACAGGTAGTCTTCGTCGCCATGTCGACCAACTACGGCAGCGGTGGCCCGTCCAGGAGGATGAATTGTCCACAAGGGAAGTGGAGCAATTGCCAGGGCAGGTCAACAGAGAACCAGCAGTCACCCATCCCCCTGAGGCAGTTGAAGTCCAAATGGGAGACAGTGAGGCCGGGCCGGTAGAGGCTGAGAGGGGAACCGAGCCACGGCTAGAAGTTGAAGAGACCCAGGCGGGGGGCAGCACCCGGGAGTCCGAGCTCAGACGGTCTCAGAGGGTGCGAACCCGTCCGCGATATCTGAAGGACTTTGACTGTGGGTTGGTACGGGGGGATGGGGGCCAAGTGTTTCATTGTGTGTGTCATGCtcgatgttgttgtttttatccacAATCGGGTTGTTCTTTGctaagaggggaggggtgttgtgtactgaattgcaggcacagcactgtaacagagcagccaggaaatagttaaaggaggtagtgattgcttttaattagtTTCACCTGGGTTGGCTATGCTAGCCCAAGTGCCTATATATAGCagcagggtttgtgtttgtgagtgtcttttacttgcttgctgccatgaataaatGTGTTACTATTCTATCACTGGCTGGACTCACTTTATAACAAATGTTATACTATTAACTTAACTATAGTACagttaaaatgatataaaaacaatTCTAGTAAatctagtaaaaaataaaataaagaaaccaCCCTAcagtattaagcagtatataagctgtttaaataaataaaccttagCCTCTGTCTCCTCCCATCGGCAGGCCTGGATTGACCCACCAACTGCATGCGGCCCCTGGCAGATTTCGTGCGGCCCCCAACATAATGTGGGGGGGATCAGCCACTGCTGCAATAAGCGCTGATAACTGGAGTCTTCCTCCCTAGCTGCTGCCGCCGTCGCCGTTTCTTAACGCTGTCTCTGGGCTGCCTCTTGTTGCTTTCTCTCTCCGCTGCTTATCACAGGATAAAGGGATTCTCCACGGAGCAAGGCGGCTTGTCCACAACCTTTTTGCAAGATGGATAGGATTTGGTTTCCAATTGACTTGGGAGCTCCTAACTGGAGATAAGTTCGTTCTCCATGTTGTATTTTCTTTATGGTGCCATCACTTGGCTCCTGCCTGGATTCCACTTATGACGGAGACAGTAGCCCGGTTTCTGCAACACACCATGAATGTTATACAATAACAACTGTAGGTGTTAGATGCAGATTTTTTATgagtggttttatttatttattttttggtaccAAAACCCTACTGGAGCCTTGTACACATGCCGATAAAGGTTTTAGAATCTGGTCTGCCTGGATTCCACGTTTCCTGAATTCCAATTCAACTAGGATGACTGCTAAATTGACATGCGGAAGTGGAACATGCCCAGTTTCTGGGCCATTTTTGTCTTCTTCCTCTTGACTCCATCAACCTTTGCTGGTTATATGGGCCCTTCTCAGCTCAGGCTATATCCCACCAGTATTCTCCAAGTTAACATAACAACATCAGATGGAGTCCTGCTGGagtcaagccaatggcccacctagtccatcaccctgctctcacagtggccaacctgtgggagacaaacaggacctgggtgcaagagCACCCTCcacccctgtggtttccagccactgacATGGTGCTACTGAGGCGGGGAGACAGGACGAGATTTCCTTATGCGCAAGGAGGTACATGGCAGCGGTGTGCagcaggccagaggcaaaatcaCATATGGCCAGAGGCACAAAGTAGATAGACCAGAGACCACAGTGGGCAAAGGAACCAAGTTACCTCTTACCTTCgtaccagatgttgctggactacaactcccatcatctctgaccatttgccatgctggctgaggctgctgggcattggagtccaggaacatctggagggccacagatttgcCATCCCTGAGTTCCGGATTGAGGAACCTATGGTTCTCCAGCTGCTGTGATTCCCATATATAGTCCCTCTTAcagcagaggagaagaagaagaagaagaagaagaggaggaggaggaggaggaggaggagtttggatttgatatcccgcttttcactacccaaaggagtctcaaagcggctaacattctcctttcccttcctcccccacaacaaacactctgtgaggtgagtggggctgagagacttcaaagaagtgtgactagcccaaggtcacccagcagctgcatgtggaagagcggagacgtgaacccggttccccagattacgagtctaccactcttaaccactacaccacactggctctccagtgtgaaaGAACACAGcctttgtggctagtagccattggtagccataCCCTCCGTGAATTTGTACAATCTTCTCCAGGTTGGTggcctgcctcttgtgggagagagttccagggTTTAACTGTGCGTTGcctgaagaagtccttcctttttgcTTGCCCTGAATTGTCCAACATTGACTGcacctgagttctagtgttatgagagaggaagggaggggggaaatactttGACCCACTACCTCCACCCCAGGCAgtgttttatatatttctatCATGCGagctagggacccaggtggcgctgtgggttaaaccacagagtctagggcttgctgatcagaaggtcggcggttcgaatccctgccacggggtgagctcccgttgctcggtccctgctcctgcccacctacttgcactttgacatgcttttgaattacattTATCATGCGAGCTCTGACTTGCCTTTCCTCTAAGTCCAACAGCCCcacttttcctcataggggagtccttccacccccttgatcatttttctGAACCGTTCCTTGCCCTCCAGTATCCTTTTTCAAGAACATGAGAatataagaggagcctgctgaatcaggccaatggcccaactagtcatggaatcatagaacctAAATgtcagaagggacccccaaaggccatctagtccaaccccctgcgatgcaggccCAGTGTCCTGCTAACCAGGTGCCAGTGCGGAACCCGCGAGCAGGACTCGAGCACAATTCTCCTctcctgtgtgtccccccccagcAACTGGCTTTCAAAGGAGCACTGCCTCTGACACAGTAGATGCAGAAGACAGCCGttgtggctagtagtcatcaCAACCCCTCTCCTCTGTGAAGATATCTGCGTCTGAGCACATTTCCACCCCAAGAACCGGATGTTTGTGTGTCCAAAATGCACCACCCCCTTTCAAAGGGCACAGAGccgcgtagccaggatttttgttagggggccccaaaaagtttttgagcttttttggggggggggagatcacgggtaaaaaatacccccccccaaaagaaagggGACATTacagggggccgggggggggcagaacctcagtggACTGACTATTTTCAACGCTCATGCCCCTttctgccaaccccccccccaagtacacCAACACGATTTGTGGCTCCTTCCTCTTTAttcctcctctccatcttctccctctcccccgccccacctgAAACCACGGCTGGCCGAACCGTGCCTATTTCTACGGATCGCCGAAAGTGGCCCGCGACccctcgctctctctctcccgtcCGGCAGGTGTTTGGCGAGTCCAGCCCTTCTCCATTCTCGGGCCACGAGCGGACGTCACTCTGAATTATTCTCAATGAGCACTTCTATATCTCATGTCAGCTCCCAGTTCGAACCCATCACCGCGTGCCGAGGCTGTTGACGTGCCGCACATGCTGATGAGGCCTCCCCCCGCCCGCTCCCCATCTTTCCTATTAACCTTTCCTTTTACCAGCGGTCCCCCCCCCTCgtcctcttccccctctcccgcccgcccgccctccccgCTTTTGTCCTGCTGCCGTTTCGAAGGCTCTAGATAGAAACAGCTGCCCGTGGTCAAAACAGAATggagtatttgcattttctttcttgaaCCAAAGCGGTGAGCTGAAGAATTCCAGGAGATGGTTCTTCAACTCTATCACGCCTctgcttttttttgtaaaaaataaaaaatattaaccaATCAAGCtcttgacccccctcccccaaaaaagccccTTCCTTCTGCAataggtttttatatgtgttgtctCATGACTCACTTTATTCTGGCTCCCTCAGCGAGCCCAAGGTGAtattatagaattgcagagttggaagggacctcacaggtcatctagtccaacccactgcaatgcagtcGCCAAGGGTGCTCTCCTTGGAAGAGTTCTGGTGCCTTTTAACACCgctgatttttcaaaaaaaaaaaaaggtttaggcACACTTAACTGcaagctggatcagaccacaagTTGCAATTATTGACGCATTGTTGCATTTTGCACCCCACCCTTTCCTCCCAGGAGATCAAggctctccctcctcctcatttaatacACTAGGATAGCTAAGTCAgttagagcatgagattcttaattgTTGCCATTAAAATCTGTCTTTGCATACGATTCCCTTAACCCAGCATTGATGAACCTGgctcagctcaagggccacattcccttctctgcagccttctgggggccgTATGCGATTGGTGGGCGGGGCCGGAGCAGTGCAGGTGGGTTACATTTAACCTTTGcagagtaggctagtttctacacaggctgaccccccccccctctctctgccctccAGGCCAACGAAAGGCATGCCCAGGGtccaaggatgcattccagcttGGCAAAGACACTCAAGGAGGGCtcaaaagcagggccagtgagggggggggtggcctggggagagtcctgagggggaggggggaggactgaatttggcccacaggcctaaagattccccacctctgctttagttGAGTAGTGAGGAATCTTTAGCCATCCAGACAtctctggactccaactcccatcatgcttggtCATTGGCTGGGGCTGGCAGGAGTCGGAGTCCAAGACCATTGGaagggtcacacacacacacatccttgctTTCGTTAGTCAAGGACATGAAAGTGAGCACCAATTAGGAGCATCCTTCGAATAGCTATCATAAAACTCAGCCGCCACCCGAGTCTCCTTCATCTAGTCAGTTGGTACAGCTTT harbors:
- the LOC117060362 gene encoding uncharacterized protein K02A2.6-like — encoded protein: MTETNSNAREGSAGNMATRGSIEEFNVNEPGEWSDYCDRLKFYLRANRITSAEERRDTFLSVCGKATFKLAKNLVSPATLESKTFEELTAVLGNHFEPAPSQLACRQMFYQRYQQSGESASSFVAALRELTRCCEFHDLEEMLRDRFVCGLCDERLQRELVAKKSLTFQEAYDFVISREEADHTVRELRGGQATGVHAVETDTEEGVSDEVTGGALKVFQSSRRQQGSRQLDHRRLLAQSSPKSCDSCGKAHKRRFCRFRNAQCRKCKRMGHIARPQSDSVRPPPRITKVVRIEGVPCELEVDSGSGFTIVSEPTFRRFCPKAGRDCLRPLDFFLRDFNQNPVPVLGVGDFRVQHRKFKGKLRIVVAGGRRPDLLGRDWFEAFGIRLEGAHRIESAPSSFEALCQEFAAVFDGQLGRYTGPPVSFDLDPAVCPIRLKPRRVPFALKPRIDEELDKLVEQGVLEPVSHARWETPIVCPLKANGAVRICADYKCTLNKALQQNAYPVPVVSHVLASLAGGQIFAKLDLAQAYQQLPVDDATAEAQTIVTHRGAFRVKHLQFGVSVAPGIFQGLMERLLKGIPGVIPYFDDILVAGVSSEELISRLREVLARLAKAGLKVKREKCFLGVPQVEFLGFLVDAKGIHPTSAKVTAIRNAPAPQSKKELQSFLGLLNFYHAFLPHKASIAEPLHRLLDDRGTWKWGQREAAAFAAVKDLLSSDSVLTHFREDLPLSLACDASPYGIGAVLSHRLPDGREAPIAYFSRTLSLAERNYAQIDREALALVAGVKKFHDYVYGRLFELVTDHKPLLGLFAPDRQTPQILSARMLRWAMFLSAYTYELVHRAGKALGHADALSRLPLPEPAEDPSPAYGVMSLEDLPQPPVSVADVAAFSAKDRTLARVLDWVWRGWPEGKVTEEFRPYESRRDELSAHKGCLLWGSRVVIPPKLRQRVLEALHEGHPGIVRMKALARSYVWWPKMDEAIEEWVRKCCPCQESRPAMPQAPVHPWEVTKEPWSRLHVDFAGPFQGQTFLIVVDSHSKWLEVIPVTRMTSGVVIRNLRALFVTHGLPDTLVSDNGAQFTSTEFKDFMDVNGIRHVTSAPFHPSTNGQAERMVRTTKDALRRIVYGDWHQRLSSFLLSQHVTPHSTTGRSPAELLMRRRLTTRLDRLHPDRAADRPQEAIKAPRIFQQGDPVYTKNYGSGPAWIPATVSRPTGPVSYEVEADGTGSLRRHVDQLRQRWPVQEDELSTREVEQLPGQVNREPAVTHPPEAVEVQMGDSEAGPVEAERGTEPRLEVEETQAGGSTRESELRRSQRVRTRPRYLKDFDCGLVFGESSPSPFSGHERTSL